CGCTCTTTCAGCAGTCTTTCACAAATCATCCCAACCTGTCTGAGGGAAAATAAAGGCTGCTCTTTCTTGGTGGGAGACAAGGCACCGGAGGACGTACCTGTTATGAGAGTCAATATCACACTTTAATACATAAAAGATGAcatgacacacagacaaagccTTGCAACATGTTTAGGCTCTTATTGCAATACGTATTACTTTGAAAGCATCCAGCTTTACAGCCAAGCAGGTATGGCAAAACCAGTGTGAggttaataaaacatgtttaaaaacataGTAAAAGAAAGTGAAAGGATAAAGGGACTTTCCATTGCCTTTTTTCTTATACTCAGGGAGTTGGCCATGTGGGATTTCCCATTGTTGAAGGCCAATTCAAAAGTTTATACCAAAGTAAAATGATATGCCAGACACGGGTAACTATTACAAAGCAAATAGGCCTCCAATAGAAGAATGGCAGGTCAGACTGACCATTGAAAAAGGCCATTCTGTCTCAGTATCAGGCTGGTAACTGTGGGCCGTTGTCAGCTTATAATACCCATGTTGACATCCTAAGCAGGATATAAACCAGCTGGATctcaataaatgcatttttgagTTGATCAGTAAAGAATGGTTTATCATAGGTTTAATGGATTTGTGAAAACTCCTTAATGTCCTCACTAATAGGGATGGTAGCTACCTGGTAGAGCTGATCCACTGTGTATGTTCTGCAGATCCAGAGGACAGCAGCTGGTTTCCTGTTGGAAAGTACTGTCCAGGTGTCGTCGTTTCTGCAGCCGCTTGTACTCCTGTTTGATGTTGTGTAAAATTTGCtctgaaacagacagaaaaaacacatgttccATTACACAAGAGAAATCTACACACAAGAGGTGCTgcataaaagcaaacatttgatGAGCTCATGTTGCTTTTCTGATGCATCCAGGTAGATCAAGACAAACAATTGAAGAGATAGCATCAATTATTTTCTATGAGCATAGAACACTGTATCCATATTAGTAAGCACCACAAACtgagtttcctttttatttactgAGGCAGAACATTTACAACATATGGCAAGTAATGCTTCGTCATCTTTAGAACCAATAGCTAAAAAGGAGTATCTTTATAACTTCAAGGCCCCAATAATGTTCAGAAGAACACTTTAATAATGTACACAACAGTCAAACCATTGCTTCCTGCTCTTCCCACACCTAACTTCCTCAAACCACTGTTAACTATTATTAAAATTCAGTTATTCATGTATAATAACTGCCGAATTGACAATTGAGCAACACAGATTCACATGAATATTCTACAATATGCGTCTGCCAAAGCAAAGGGGccagcaacaacaacacttcTTTAACTTGACAAATTACATGTGGAGTTTGGTTTTGACGAAACTACAGACACCGGTACACACTGGGGGGAGGCTAATAGGGGAACGTTAACCGTGTGCAGTTTACACTAAATAACTATTTTCCCATAATGTGTTTGGAATTACACTGAAATCTAAAAATGGGATTTCAATTCCTACCTGTGGTGAGTCTGGACGACACTTCCCCGAAAGGCGAAGGCTCCATACGCAAATATTTCTGTGGTGAAGAGACCGGAGATATGATCGGGGTGCACCTCCTTCGTTTAGGGGAAGCCTGGTTCATTAGTGGATCAAAGTCCAGAGTCCTTTTCAGTGTAGCCCCGCAAGCCATGACtcaaaaatgtgtcttaaaaaatataaatataaagctgtAATCCCTTGTTATCTGCGAAAGTCAGACTTGGGCCCCGGTCTGTGGCGATaatgctagctaacgttagctaagtCAAACGGCAGCGGCAATTCCGGGCAGTAGACAAATACGCCTTATTGTCGTATCTCGTTGTCTTCTGCTGATAAATCTCATTAAGATTACgttgaaaaatatgttttgagttAATCCGCGGAAAATAATTTGAGGTTAATTTGTTATAAAATCGGATGATTACAGATTTAGCTGCACTACATCCGAGGTGTACTCTCAACGGCTCTGACTAGTTTACCTTTAATTCTGTTCCATATGATGGGCTACGAGCATGCGCGAAAACGGTTGCAGGCTGGTACTTGTAGTTTTTGTTCCCAACAGCACCCAGCGTTTCTTTGGACAAGAAGACTACATTACCCAAAGActatgaaattattttttttcaaatgcgtTTGTTTTCTTATAAACCACCACACTACCAGGAACTTCCAATTTCACttaaaacgttaaaaaaaaaaaagaagaagaaagaaatagcattacttattatttttaaatgccttttattcataaaaaataaatatttatatgaataacaaaaaacattacttttagaaagaaaagaaaaaaaagatggacctttatttaaAGGTCCTTATTCAGTGGCCCAGGAGGTGTactggctcctctccagtaccagtccacacttcTTGGTCCAATCGGGAAGTGAACCGGCGTCCCATCGATCTGATGTCCAGGCcctacagactgaaccactgccACCCTTAGATAGGAATCTATAACACTAAATGAGCATTCCACTTTATTTTCAAGGATTTGAGTAAACAATTTCCCCAATCTCATATCAAGAGATAAAGGTCATCAAAAACCCAGGGCCACTTGACTTAAATGCAACTACATAGAATAATCAATCCAATATGTAGGTATTCACTCCGACCTCTCCATGATATTAACCCAAAGGCTTAAATTAAGAGCATACTTCTGATTcagaagaaaaatacaaaatacacataaaagGTTTGAGACACTTCCCTCCCCTCATTTTGTGAATGGTACAAAAATGGAGGATGTGAGAGTCATCTGTATTTCAACACCTTTCCTCCAACTCTGGAAAGTTGAGGTTACAAAATTAATAGTCCCTGTGTAACGTCATAGGGTAATTGGCTGTACAAAAATAACTCCTACATTTTGCTCCccaaaaatgattatttaaattataaataatctTCTAAttgtttctgtttgaatgtCAGGGAAAAGCTATTATTGCATGTATAGTAGTAGTTCATAGTTTTTTATAAGAGTGTTTTGAAGctgatttaaaacaattttgttGACATCTGTATGAACAGATGTTGCATTTCCCTGTTCCTCTGAGccaagaaatgaaaaaagtcGAGCAGATGCTGGTGTCAGAGGGTGCTGTGGTAAATGTACTCTTGCAATTTTATCACTCTTTGGCTTACAAGAAGTAAGCcaagtaaacaaaaaacaaatctgaaatccTCCACATGTAGAAAGTCCCTCTTTCATGAAGGCTGCCACCCTAGACATTTTATGATCTTCCACAGGAAGGCGCTAAAACATTACTAATGGCTTCGGGCTGCTGTCCGCTGAGGGCTTGGCTTTCTATTTCAGTACCTGTTCCTCATAAATCCGTGATTGATGGCAGaattaaaggaatatttcacCCACCAAAGGATTCTTTTTAGATCAATCATTCAtcctgtgtgcctgtgtgttgaATTCTTGAATATAACATAGTTTGTCTTGTATGCCTACAGGGTAAAAACTTTTTGGGGAGTAAATGGGGATTTTACTTCAAGTAACTTAACAACATCAAAACTATTCATATTAAAATATCCAATACAACATATCCGCAACAGCCTCAACGTGTGCAGGCCTACACAATAATGAGTATGCAGCAGTGTTTTAAATAGTAAGGTTTTTAATATTCACTTCAATTCAGTAAGAATATTTTCAGTTTGCAAGTTAATACTTTGAGTAATAGATGCATAAATGgttatttttgggttttaatATTCCTTTAATCAACATGTGTGCAACGTTCTCTTTTCAACCAtcaaataatcattcaaataattgcAGGCGAAATGACAACCAGCTGTAACTTTAttcaaaagtttgaaaacaGCAATACTAAAAACACTtgactgattgtgttttttaagtcatAGATTCCTCATAATGCCACCACTGTACAGAAGCCACTTGACAATTTGATTTTCAATACTCATAATACAAGAGGCAGCAAAGAATACTGATAAACAGTCTGGATAACTTTACACCAAGATAAATGTCTACAGAACAATTGTGCTGTGAGATTTCTAGATTAAAAGTACTACATCACCTATAAGAAAAGTCACATCTTCTAAGTTTCTTTTGTAAGGTCAGATGTCGAGTCTTCACACAATGCATACACACAGTTTCCATCCAAGTCACTAGCTAATGAAACAACCCCTGTTTCTTTCTTTAGATACGTAAAATCAACAGCAGACATATTTTAATTAGAGTTACGGCAGAAGTACTTCACTAGGCCTGTGCATgggttgcttttattttccGAACAGATGCCCCGCTGCAACAGTAGCACTAAAAACAACTTACTGCAATGATCAAAAGGCTTGGGGTTGGAAATATATCACCAAGTCACAAGGtattacacacatacatggCTGAATTCagtaaaatattacatttgatgaAAGCATGTATAGTCTTAAACCACTTCAGTTTGATGCAGTTGTGTCCAGCACACTGCGTTTAAATTCAGCTTTGATGTGTTcaagcttgttgttgttttgctggcTGTACAGCTGAATGAGGTGATAGGAACACTTTATTTTTGCAAGAAAACACTGTACAGTTGTTAGGGTTACATTTCAACAAATACACGTTACTCTAACAGCTAGCGGGTAAAGAAATGGACAACAGGGAGGATCGTCACTCTGCCACAGAAATGTCATTTCAGATTTGACAAGCTTAAAATCTGTGAATCCAGTTACCTCCATCTCATTAGAGTTTTTTAGTTGattgtggtgtttttttatatatatatatcttgaGCATGAATCACCCAACATTTCTCAAATCTCCTTCACACATTTTCCCACTCACTGAGTGTCGtcagaacaaatacaaaagtgaCATGTTAAATGGCAATTTTAGAAATAACAATCAGAGTCATTTGAGACTTATTTTTCTATCACTCCCTTATAGAAATGCCCAATGTACATGAAGCCTGTAGAAAGTCAAGTCGCCAAAGATTTGTTATATTTATGGCgcaagacacattttaaagtctaAATGACACAATAAAACATCTCGAATTAAAAACGTCAGTAGCCCCTTATCCCATAAATGAAGATAATATTGTTTTCAAAACCTGAATTCAcagtacaaaaatataatatgcCTTCACTGACTGGATATCATGAAGTCTATGGTCGATAGCAGACTCATGATAGTCGTTGATAATCCTTTCAAATTGTGAGTCCTTTCCTATGCTCTTGCAACACTGTTTGGCACTGTGGCACACTATGTACTTACAAACCAACATAAAATAATCCAACCACTAAAGCTTCAATGTGAGGATGTAAGTCAATACTTTCAGGAGAG
The sequence above is drawn from the Eleginops maclovinus isolate JMC-PN-2008 ecotype Puerto Natales chromosome 15, JC_Emac_rtc_rv5, whole genome shotgun sequence genome and encodes:
- the akirin2 gene encoding akirin-2, which codes for MACGATLKRTLDFDPLMNQASPKRRRCTPIISPVSSPQKYLRMEPSPFGEVSSRLTTEQILHNIKQEYKRLQKRRHLDSTFQQETSCCPLDLQNIHSGSALPGTSSGALSPTKKEQPLFSLRQVGMICERLLKEREDKIREEYDEILTTKLAEQYDAFVKFTHDQLMRRFGEQPASYVS